The nucleotide window CGGCCGCCTGCCATTGGTCGACCACGGCAAAGGCGGCGCGGGCATCGCGCCAGGCGAGCAGGCTGTAGTCCGCGCCCGGCGCGCCGCTCGCCGGGGCGGTCGGCACCTGAGGTGCGCCGGCCGCCTTGCCGTGATCGGACCAGACGTCTTCCAGCGGCGCGGTGCGCCCGGCATAGCGCTGCAACAGCAGGGCATCGTGCAGCGCCTGTACCTGAAGCGGATCGACGCCAGGCAGGTCGATGCCGCCATCAGCCAGTGCCTGCGGCGCGCGTACATCGAGCACCGGCACGCACAGCGCTTCGTCACCCAGGGACAGTCGGGCGTGCAGCGGCGCGGGGTGGGTCCGGCGGCAGGCGATGCGCGCGCTGCCGCCTTGCAGACGCGTGGCGCGCGTGCTGCCATCGGTGAATTCGATGAGCACGCGCACGGCTTGCTGCGTCTCGGTCGTGCGGGCTTGCAGCTCGACTTGGCTGCCGTCCCAGGTGGCTTGTGCCCAGGCGAGCAGGGCGCCACGGCGCTCGTCGGCGCGCGCCTGGCACCACGGCACAGCCGCCGGCGGATCGAACCGGCCCTGCCAGCCAAGAGGCGCGCGCCAGTCAGTTTTGAGCAGCACGCCGAGCTCGAAATTGTCCGGCGTGCGCCTGCCCGCGCCCCAGGCGGCGGTGCTCCAGTTGGCCGAGGTCACCAGCAACCGCCAGCCGGCGGCCGCGTTGCGGCTGCGCAGCAGGTACAGCTTGGCATGGCTCCAGCGCAGGTCCGCGCGCGGCTGGTGCGCGTGCCACGCGGCGGCATGGGGCAGCCGGTGCATGTGCACGCCCTGACCCAGCAACTGCTGGCATGACTCGGGCGTCAGTTGCCAGGCGCCGGGCGTGGCCCAGGGGTGCTGAGCGTCGATCCAATACAGGTGCGTGCGCTGGGGCGCCACGCCCACGGCGGCAAGCCAGGCGGGCAGGGTGCGCGCGTTCCAGTCGCCGATGGTGGGCGCCAGGACATGCAGCTCCGCGGGACACGCCAATTGCGCCAGGCGTTGCAAGGCGCCTGCGCGCCCAGGGATGCTGGCGATGAACTCCACCCCCTGCGGTGGCGCGGCGCGCATCAGCAGCGCCGTCAATTCATCCAGCCGTTCGCGGGCAAGGCTGCCTGCCGCACGCCCCAGCGCGCTGAGGAAGTCGACCAGCTCGCTCCAGGCGGCGGTAGCGGGCGGCGTGCCCTGGGCGCTGGCCAGCGGCAGCCGGCAGCTCCAGCCGGCTTGCAACTGGCTGCGAAAGGCCGCGCCCGACAGGTTGGTCGACGACACGTACAAGTCCAGATACTGCGTCGCGCCCACCTGCCAGTGCATGGCCCAGAACTTGGCGTGCTGCACGCACTGGCCCTGGGCGCCGACGATGAAATGGCTCACATGGCGCCACAGCCAGGGGTAGGCCGCATCGGCCGCCCCGGCGCGGGTCGGGCTGGTGATGATGTTCAGGCGGCCGCGCAGGGGCGCCAGGCGCAGCGCCAGCTCCGCCAGGAACAGCGTGCGGCCGGGGCCCTCGCCTGCCGACGCCTGCTCGCAGCCGAGCAGGGCCGGCAGCAGGTGCTCGACCAGCAGCGCCGCATCGGGCGGCTCGAAGCTGGTCATCCACAGGCCGCGCAACTGGCCGCCGGCGGGTGGGCGGGGCAGGGCGTCGCGCCAGTCGGGTGTGCTCATCGGGGCGCTTCGTGCCATGCGGCCGTGGCGACAAGGCCGTCGGCGTCGGCATCTTCCTGGCCAGCAACGTGACCCGTGCGCAACGCATCCAGCGCGCGGCCCATGTCGGCCACCGCGCACTGCGCAGCCAGGCTGGCCAGGGGCGCGAGGCGAAAGCCATAGTCGCTGGCGCCGACGCCGCTTGCGCCGATCAGCGGGCACAACTCGGCGCCGCGCAGCACAAACCAGCGCTGGCCGCCGCCGTGCTCGTGATGGTGCCGCACCAGCGCGCGCAGGCGATCCACAGGACGCGCGGCGGCGTGCATGGCCGCAGCCAGCTGGGTCACCACCTCCGCCCGCGGCTGCGCTCTGTGCTGCGGGTATTGCAGCCACTGGCGGCTGGCCTGGGCAGTGTCCTGGAGGGCGGCTTGGAAGGCGGCGTCGCCCAGCAGCCGGCGCAGGCGGGCTGCGGGCTGCTCGGGGTCCTCGTGCACGCCCGCCCACAGCGCACGCATGGCCCGCATGGCGGCGTCGGCCAGGCAGGAAAACGCCGGCAGACCGGCCAACGCCTGCACGCCCAGACGCCGCCCGAGGGCGGGCGAGCGGGCCAGGTGTTGGCACATCTGGAAGTGGGTGTCGGCGCTGTGCGCGGCGGCGGCCAGGCTGTGGGCGGTGACCTCTCGCACCGAGCCCGGCGCGAACAGGGCGCGGCGCAGCAGCGCGCGCTCGGGGCCGGGCAGGGGCTGCTGCGCCGCCAGCTGCTCCGTCGGCATCAGGCCGCCGGCATCCTGCCAACGCGGCCAGCCGTGCGCAAGCCAGTAGCGCGCCTGGCGGCCGTCGCTCCAGTGCTGCCAGCGCACGGCACCCGTGCCGGGCTGGACGTTCAGGCGTGCGTGCGGCTTTTGGCTGCCATCGACCAGCCGCGCCAGCGCCAGGCCGGCCGGGCCGGCTGCCCAGCCGTGCTGCGTGGCCAGGCCATCGGCCGCGCGCAGCAGCACCCGGTAGGCGCCATACAGGCCGCTCTGGCGGTAGCGCGCGAGCGTGTCCGCGCCCATACCGAAATCGTCCTGGGCCTGCCCTCCCTTGAGCCAGCGCTGCACGCTGCGGCTGCCGCGCAGCTGAAGGTGGGGCTGGCGTGTTTGCAGCGCCCGCGCCACCCACATCAGCTCCAGCGGGCGCAGCCAGGCATAGCGCGCCTGTTGCCCGGCGCGCGTGAGCAGGTCCGCCTCGGCGCCGCCGGCCTGCGCCCAGGCCTGGTGCGATGCGTGCAGGCTCCACGACAGCAGCGTGAGCCAGCGCGCGTCGACGGTGCTGTTGCTCAAGCCCGGCGCGAGCAGATCGGCGTAGTGATCGGCCAGCGCGCGAAAGCCCAGCGCATCGCCGCGCCGCGCACTGGAGTGCTCCCACGGGGCGGTGAAGTACCAGGATGGGGCTGGCTGCCCGCGCGCTACAGCTCTCATGGCGCCGCTCATGGCGCCGCCTCGGAGGCGGGTAGCCGCCGCACATCCTGCACCGCCTCGCCAAACCCCCGCAGCCACCACTCCAGCATGGCGCTGTCCACCACCGTCGCGCGCACCTGCAGCCAGTCGCCCCGCTCTTGCACCTGTTGGTCGCGCGACAGCGGCGTCTCCAGCAGATGCTGGCCGGCGCCGCGCTCGATGCGAAAGCGCAAAAGCACCCGCTCGCCCTCGCCGAAGCCGAAGCGGCCGTCGTCGTCATAGCGCTGCAGGTCGAACTCCGGCGGCGGCTCGAACGTGAGGGTGGACGCCTGGGCACGGCGGATGCGGTGCAGCGCCAGGCTGCGCTCGTTGTCAAAGCCGTCGTAGCGGCAGACCAGGTACAGGCGCGGGCCCTGCTGCGCCAGCCCCAGCGGCATGACACGCACCGGCCGGCGCTTGCCCGAGGCGTTTTGATAGTCCAGCTCCAACCAGCGGTTGGCAAACAGCGCCTCGCTGACCTCCTCCAGCACCCCGGCGCGGATGCGCGGGGGCAGCAGCGGCTGGCTGGTCGCCACCAAGCGCACCTTGCGTGGCCATTGGCGCTCCAGCCGGGCACTGGCGCCATCGCCCAGGTTGCGCCGCGCCTGGGCAAAAAACCCGTCCATGGACTGCATCAGCCGCGGCGGCAGCAGGTGGCGCAGATGTTCCTCGGCCAGGCGCAGCAGCAGCGACTCCTGCGCCGTCAGGTGCGGCACGGCCAGGCCCCGGGCGCGCTCCAGCCAGCGGTAGCCGTAGGGCTTGCTGCGCTCGTCACGCTCGATCTCGAAGTGCTGGCTGAGCATGTCCAGTTGGCGCTGGATGGAGCGCACGTCGCGCATCAGGCCCGCGCCTTCCAGCTCGCGCTGCAGCTCGGCGGCCGTGATCTTGCGCCCGCGCGGGATGCGCCGCAGCATCTCCACGGCCAGGCGGGTGGTCTCCAGGGTGTCGGAGCGGCGCGCCATGTCAGTGGCCCTCCAGGTGCGCGCCGGTGAAGGCGGCCCACAGACGCACCATGGCCCAGGTGTCGAGCCGGCAATACGCCAGCAACTGGCGGCGCAGTGCCGCACGGCGCGCGGCGCGGGTGTCAGGGGCAATGGCCTCCAGATAAGCCTGCTGCGCGCCGCCGCCGTCCTGCACACCGTCTAGTGCGTCATACCGCAGGTCGGGGCACAACGCGGGCAGGACGGCCTTGATGCTCCAGCTGCCCTGCTGGCTGGGGTGGTAGTAGTGCGCGCGTGCCACGGGCAGCAGATCGACCAGCCGGCCGGCCAGGGCCATCAGCGCGGCCGACAGCGGCGGATGGCGCTTGGCCAGGGCGTGGATGCAGCTGCGCTCAAAGCCGGCGTTGTAGGCATAGACGACGCCCTGGCGGCCACAAGCATCGACCAGGGCCTGGGCCAGTGGCAGCGACGGGTTGTCGCCCGAGAGGTCGAGAAACTCGCAATGCCCGATACCGGCGCCGCGCGTGAGCCGGTGCACGCTGAACTGAAACGGCAGCTGCTGGTACGGCCGCGTGCCGCGCCATCGGGGCACGGCGAACTGGATGGTCTCGAAATCCAGGAAGTACGCCGGCAGGCCGTGCTGCGCCAGCTCCCGCGCCGTGGCCTGCGCGTCAAAGTACGTCCTGCCCGTCAGCGTGGCGGACTTGACGCGCAACTGGCGCTCGCTGAGCCAGTCGTCCGGCACATCGGCCATGTCGGTGATGCCGTCCTCGGCCAGCCGCTGGTTCAGTCGGGCGCCGCGCCAGGGCAGCCAATGCACCGGGTGGCGTGCCTGGGGCTGCTGCGATTGGCAGTGCCGCTGAAAGCCGCAGGCATAGGGAGCGACGCAATGCGCGCCGGGACGGGTCGGCGGCGGGTCCGGCTGCTGTACCGTGGCCTGCGCCTGGGCGATCCACTCAGCCACTTCGCCGCGGCGGCTCAGCGCCTCCTCGCTCAGATCCTCTTGCTTCAACAGGCCGCGGTAATCACCGCCGCCGGGATAGGTCCAGCCGCTGTCCACGTGCGCCACGGCCACTGTCCGCAGCGCCAGGCCGGATGCGCGCGCGACGAAAGCCTGCAGCGCCACGTCCTCGCGGTGATAGTCGCGCATCCTCGTGCTGGACTTGACTTCGACCATGCGCCAGCCGGCGCCCGCGCCATGCCCGTCAGGCAGCAACACGTCGGCAAAGGCCAGCGCCCCTGCGCCCTGAAAACCCGCTTCGAAAATCGGCCGCCGCTGCTCAAGCAGGCGGCGCGTGTGTGCAAAGGCGGCGCCGAAGTTGTTGCGGTCCAGCTCCACCAGTTCACCGCAGCCCTGCGGGTCGTACAGCTGCCGCGCCACCTCCCCGACCTGGTAGCCGGCGGTGAAGCTGGCCTGCGTGTCCGCCGAATCCTCGCGCAACTCAGGTTGGCGTACCTCCAGCCACAGCCGCAGCGGGCACTGTCGAAAGGCCATCAGCTTGGATTTGGACAGCAGGCGCATGGGCTCCCTCTTCAGGCATCGGTTGCAGACACTTGTCAGAAATTGTGTCAGACCTTTGCGTGGAGCGGGAAGAGGCCGTCTTACCGAGGGCGCTGCCTGCCGCAGGTTTGACAGACGCGCATGATGGATCGGCCAGCGACATGATGTGTCGCAGCGCGATTGCCGCCGAACCGAAAAAAGAAGGAAAGTGCGCGCGGCGCCCGCGTTTCGCCGCCCGCGGTTCAGCCGCTCAAGCCTTTTTGTCGCCCGGCAACACGGAGCTGAGCACCTGCCGCACGGTGCTGCCGAGCACGCCGGCGCCACGCGGATCGCCCTTGAGCAGGCTGGCGGCAAAATTCTTCGCCTGCTCCAGCGACACGTGCGAGGGCAGGGGCGGCACGTCCGGGTCGGTCTTGAACTCCAGCACCACCGGGCGGTCGGCGGCCAGGGCTTCTTCCCAGGCCGAGGCGACCTGGTCGGCGTCGTCGCAAAAGATACCCTTCAGGCCGATCAGCTCGCCAAAGGCGGCGTAGGGCACGTTGGGCAGTTTCTGGCTGGCGTTGAATTTCGGGTCGCCCTCCATGGCGCGCTGCTCCCAGGTGACTTCGTTCAAGTCCTCGTTGTTGTAGACGCAAACTATCCAGCGCGGGTCGGCCCAGTTCTTCCAGTACTTGGCCACCGTGATCAGCTCGGCCATGTTGCTCATCTGCATGGCGCCGTCGCCCACCAGCGCGATCACCGGCCGGCCGGGATGGGCGAACTTGGCGGCGATGGCATATGGCACGGCCGCGCCCATGGAAGCCAGCCCGCCCGACAGCGAGCCCATGTGCCCACGGCGGAACTTCAGATCGCGCGCATACCAGTTGGCGCACGAGCCCGAATCGCTGGTGACGATGGCGTCATCCGGCAGGCGCGGCGAGAGTTCGCTGCACACGCGCTGCGGGTTGATCGGCTTGGCCGGCTGCATGGCGCGGTCCTGGAGCGTCTTCCACCAGTCGGCCACGTTGGATTCGATGCGCTTGCGCCAGTCGGCGTTGTCGTTTTGCGTGAGCAGCGGCAGCAGCGCGCGCAAGGTCTCGGCGGAGTCGCCGTGCAGATTCACTTCAGCCGGGCAGCGGATGCCCAGCATCGCCGGGTCGATGTCGATCTGCACGCAGCGTGCCTGGCCATCCTTGGGCAGAAACTGGGCGTACGGGAAACCCGTGCCGATCATCAGCAGCGTGTCGCACTCCATCATCATTTCGTAGCTGGGCTTGGTACCCAGAATGCCGATGGCGCCCGTCACCCACGGCAAATCGTCGGGCAGCGCCGCCTTGCCCAGTAGCGCCTTGGCCGCGCCGGCGCCAAGCCGATTAGCCACGGCGATGACCTCGTCAGTGGCGGCAAGTGCACCGGCGCCGACCAGCAGCGCAACCTTCTTGCCCGCATTCAGCACCTCGGCGGCGCGGCGCAGGTCGGCCTCGTACGGCACGACCTTGGGCCGCTGGTAGCCGACGCCCGAGCGCACGGCGTTGGGCTCCTGGCCGGGGTCTTCATAAGGCAGGTCCTGCACGTCCTTGGGCAGCACGATCACGCCGATGCCGCGCCGGCCCAGGGCGATGCGCACGGCGCGGTCGGTGATGTGGCGCACGGCGACGGGCGACTCGGCCTCCTGCACATAGTCGGCCACGTCGGCAAACATGCGGTCCAGGTTGACCTCCTGCTGGTACTGCGCCCCACGCACGCTGCGCGCCGACTGGCCGCAAATGGCCAGCACCGGCTGGTGGTCCAGCCGGGCGTCGTACAGCCCGGTCAGCAGGTGCGATGCGCCTGGGCCGCTGGTCGCCAGGCACACGCCCAGCTCACCGGAGAACTTGGCATAGGCCGACGCCATGAAGGCTGCCATCTCTTCGTGGCGTACCTGGATGAATTCGATCTTGCCCTCGCTGCGCTGGATGGCGCCGATCACGCCGTTGATGCCGTCTCCGGGATAGCCGAAGATGCGACGCACGCCCCATTCGTGCAGGCGCTCCACCAGAAAATCACCGGCGGTCTTGCTCATGCTGGCCTCGCTTTCCTTGAGTCTTCCAATCGGCGGCGGATCCGCCAAAAGCCTGACCATGGGAGTTTTTTGCGCGCCGGAGCGTGGGCGCGGTGCCAGCGGGCATGTCAGCCGGGGCCGCTGCAAGGCGCTGATTGCGGCCGCGATAAGCAAAAAAGCCCAAGTGAATCAATCACTTGGGCTTGTACCTGGCGGAGAGGGAGGGATTCGAACCCTCGGTAGGCTATTAACCTACACACGCTTTCCAGGCGTGCGACTTAAACCGCTCATCCACCTCTCCGAAGCCCGCGATTGTAGCGTCGATTTCGCGCATGCCCGGCGCCTGAGCGTCCTGGCATGCGCAAAATTTCTCCAGACGCGGTTCAGACCTTCGCCGCCGCCGCCGCGCGGATGCCGTCCAGCGTGCCGGTGGGCGTGATGGCCTGCGGGTCGATCAGGCAGTGCAGCACGGCCGGCAGGCCGCTGGCGCGTGCGCGGGCCAGGGCCGGGGCGAAGTCCTCCGTGCGCTCCACCCGCTCGCCGTGGCCGCCGAAAGCCTGCGCATACGCTTTGAAGTCTGGGTTGCGCAGACTGGTGGCGCTGACGCGGCCGGGATACTCGCGCTCCTGGTGCATGCGGATGGTGCCGTACATGGCGTTGTCCAGCAGGATCACGATCACCGGCAGCCCGTATTGCACGGCGGTAGCGAACTCCTGGCCGTGCATCAGGAAGTCGCCGTCGCCGGCGAAGACCACCACCTCGCGCTCAGGCCACAGCCGCTTGGCGCCCACGCCCGCTGGCAGGCCGTAGCCCATGGAGCCGCTGGCCGGCGCCAGCTGGCTGGCGTAATGCTCGAAGCGCCAGAAGCGGTGCACCCAGGTGGCGAAGTTGCCCGCGCCGTTGCACAGGATCACATCCTGCGGCAGCGTGGCCTGCAGGTGCTGCATGACCTCGCCCATCTGCAGCCGGCCGGGGATGCGGATGGGCGCCGGGTCGCTCCAGGCCAGGTATTCGGCGCGCGCGGCGCGGGTGTGCTCCTGCCAGCGCGGGGCGCCCTGCGGCTGCAACTGCGCCAGTGCCGCAGCCATGGCAACCGGGGTGGCGTGGATGGCCTGATCCGGGCGGTACAGGCGTCCGAGTTCGTCGGCGTCGGCGTGCACGTGCACCAGCGGCTGATCCGGGTTGGGGATGGCCAGCAGCTCGTAGCTTTGCGAGGGCACCTCGGACAATCGCCCGCCCAGCAGCACGACCAGGTCGCTGCCGCGGATGCGCGCCAGCATCTTCGGGTTGACGCCCAGGCCCAGGTCGCCGCCATAGCATGCATGGCTGGCGGGGAACAGCATCTGCCGGCGGAACGAGCAATACACCGGGACCTGCCAGCGCTCGGCGAACGTCGCTACGTCGCGCACGGCGTCCTGGCTCCAGCGGCTGCCGCCCAGGATGAGCACCGGCTGCCGCGCCGCCTGCAGGCGCTGTTGCAGTTCCTGCAGCGCCGCGGGCCCGGGGTGCGTCTCGGTGACCTGCCAGGGCAGCGCGTCGGCCACGCTGGCGCTGGCCGTCAGCATGTCCTCGGGCAGCGCCACGACTACCGGGCCGGGCCGCCCCGAGGTGGCGACGTGGAAGGCGCGCGAGATGAGCTCGGGCAGGCGCGCCGGATCGTCGATGTCGACCACCCACTTGGCCATGGTGCCGAAGACGGCGCGGTAGTCCAGCTCCTGGAAGGCCTCGCGCCCCTTGGCGCCGCGCGCCACCTGGCCGACGAACAGGATCATGGGCGTCGAATCCTGATGCGCAATGTGCACGCCGGCCGAGGCATTGGTCGCCCCCGGCCCGCGCGTGACGAAGCAGATGCCTGGCCGCCCGGTCAGCTTGCCCTGCGCCTCGGCCATCATGGCCGCGCCGCCCTCCTGGCGGCACACGGTCACTGCTATGTCGGCGTCGTGCAGCGCGTCGAGCACGGCCAGATAGCTTTCGCCGGGCACGCAAAACAGCTGCTGCACGCCATGGATCAAAAGCTGGCGCACCAAAATCTGGCCGCCGGTGCGAGAGGAAGAGGTGGAATCGGTCATCGCGTCAGATGGCAAAAACAGGCGCGCCGGCATCCGCATGCCGGCGCTGATCAAGGAGTAACTATCAAGGCTGCTGGTAGGACTCCAGCGGCTTGTCGTTGGGGTTGGCGAACAACTGGCGCAGGGTAGCGCCCAGCGGCAGGTTCAGGCTCACATTCTTGGGCGGAATGGGCTCGACGAACCACTTGGTATAGAGCTTTTCCATCTCGCCCGACTGCATCAGGCGCTTGATGGAGCCGTCCACCGCAGCCTTGAAGGCGGGATCGTCCTTGCGAAACAGCAGCGCGATGGGTTCCGCGCCCAGCGGCTCGCCGACGATGCGGTAGGCGCCTGGGTCCTTGGAGTTGGCGATGACGCCGGCCAGGATGTTGTCGTCCAGCACGAAAGCGTCGACGCGGCCCGATTCGAGAAGCATGAAGCTCTCGTGGTGGTCCTTGCCCAGCACCGTCTTGATGGGGGACCCCACCACACGCTCCTGCTTGCGCAGCAACTGCACCGCCGTGGTGCCGGTGGAGGCGGCCACCGTGCGCCCGCCCAGCTGGCTGATGGATTTGAGGTCCGAGTCGCTGCGCACCGCCATGCGCACCTCGCTCACGTAGCTGGTCACGGCGAAGGCCACCTGCTGCTGGCGCGCCAGGTTGTTGGTGGTGGGGCCGCAGCCGATGTCCACCGTGCCGTTGCTTACCAGGGGCATGGTGCTTTGCGCGGTGATGGCCATGTACTCCAGCTTGGCGGCGGGCGCGATGTCTTTCAGCACCCGCTCGCACAGCTCGACGTGGTAGCCGACGTACTTGTCGTTGGCGCCCAGCGCGTAGGCCATGGGCGGCGAGGTCTCGCGCACGCCCAGCACCACCTTGCCGCTGGATTTGATCTTGTCGAAGGTGCTGGACGGCGCCTGGGCCTGCGCCGGCGCCACCGCCGCGCACAGCAGCGCCAGAGCCGCGCCGGGGACGGCGGCCAGGGTCTTGTGCCAGAGGGTCATGGTCGGTCTCCTTGGATGTGGATTGTTGTTTCTGCCTTGCAGCGCGCACTATCGCCCGGCCGGGCGCGGGTGGATAGCGACAATGCGGAACGACTTGATGCTGGACGCGAATGAAGTGCCGCACAATCACCGCCTGCAGGCCGGGTTTTGCCGGGCTTGACACACGAGGGGCAGGCCAGGGCGCACAGGTCGCCCGTGCCGCCGTCATTCCCCGATCGCATGAACAGCTTTCGCAAGACCTTCCTGCCGCCCATCACCGATCTGCTGGCCTTCGAGGCCGCGGCGCGGCACGCCAGCATCTCACGCGCGGCGCATGAGTTGCACCTGACGCAAAGCGCCGTCTCGCGGCAGATCCGCCAGCTGGAGCGGCAGCTGGGCATGGCGCTGTTTCACCGCGTACGCCAGCGCATCGTGCTGACCGACGCCGGCCGCGTCTACGCCGCCGACGTGCGCGCCGTGCTGCAGCAGCTGTCGGCCGGCACGCAAAAGGCCATGGCGTTCTCGCACGCCGGCGGGCTGCTGAACCTGGCCGTGCTGCCCACGCTGGGCACGCGCTGGCTGGTGCCGCGCCTGGGCGCGTTTCAGGCCCGGCACCCGGATGCGACGGTGAACCTGGCGGCGCGCTCCGAGCCGTTCGACTTCGCCGGCACGCCGTTCGACGCCGCCATCCATTTCGGCGCGCCGACCTGGGCCGGCGCGGTGTGCGAGTTCCTGATGCATGAGCAGGCCGTTGCCGTGGCCAGCCCGGCGTTTTGTGCCGCGCACGCGGTGCAGCAACCTCAGGACCTGACGCGCGTGGTGCTGCTGCAGCAGAGCACGCGGCCGGCGCAGTGGGCCGAATGGTTCGAGCAGGTGGGCGTGGAGACCAACGTGGCGCTGCGCGGCCCGCGGCTGGAGCACTTTTCCATGATCGCCCAGGCGGCAGCGTGCGGGCAGGGCGCGGCGCTGCTGCCGCGCTTCCTGATCGAGCAGGAGCTGGCGGACGGCAGCCTGGTCGAGCTGTTCCCGGATGCGCTGGTCAGCAGCGATGCGTACTATCTGGTCTATCCGGAGGCGCGGGCGCAGACGCCGCTGGTTCAGGCATTTCGCGACTGGCTGGTGCGTGAGTGCGCCGAGACGGGAGAGGCGCCTTGAACGCGTGGCCGTTGCTTCCAGGCAGCCCAGGCACGGCGCTGCTGGCCGGCGCGGTGCTGATCGCGCTGGCCGTCGATGCACTGTGGGGCGAGCCGCCGGCGCGCGTGCATCCCGTCGTCTGGATGGGGCGCGCTTTGGGCGCGTGCGGTGCGCGGCTGGCGCCACAACAGGCGCGCGATCGGGATTTGAAGGCTTTTTGGCTCTCAGCCGGCGTGTGGATTGCGCTGGGAGCTATTGTTTACATAGCATCGTGGGGCATCCAGACGCTGGCTCTTCGCCACCTCCCGCTTTGGGCGGCAGCCGTACTGCTGGGTCTGGTGCTGAAACCCCTGCTGGCCTGGCGCATGCTCAAGCGCGAGGTGCTGGCGGTGCAAGCGGCGCTGGCGCAGTCACTGCCGGCCGGGCGCGATCGGCTGTCCTGGCTGGTCAGCCGCGATACGGCGCAGCTCGACGCCTTCCAGGTGCGCGAGAGCGCCATCGAAACCCTGGCGGAAAACCTCTGTGACTCGGTCATCGCGCCGCTGCTGTGGTTCGCCGTGCTGGGCCTGCCCGGCGCGGCGCTGTACCGCTTCGCCAACACGGCGGACGCCATGTGGGGCTACCCCGGCTGGCGCGGCCAGGGCGCGGCGCGGCGGCATTGGCAATGGGCCGGCAAATGGGCCGCGCGCGCCGACGACGTGCTGAGCTGGCTGCCCGCGCGGCTGACTGCCGCGCTGTTGTGGCTGGCCGGCGGGCGGCGCGTATCGCTGGCGCAGTTGCGGCGCGATGCCAGGGGTACGCCTTCGCCCAACGGCGGCTGGCCCATGGGCGTCATGGCGCAACTGCTGGGCGTGCGGCTGGGCAAGCCCGGCGTCTATGTGCTGCATCCGGCAGGTGCGCCGCCGCGGGAGGGTGACGTGGCCCTGGCGGTGAGATTTGGGCAAAAAACGGTCTCAGCCGTGGTGCTTATTGCGCTGGTAGCTATGATTTTTGATGTTCTCGGAGGTGGCTGAGCGTGACAGGGATGATCCACGGCGGGCCCGACGCGCTGGGCGTGCCGGCGCATGACTTCTCCACCAACGCCAACACCTGCGGTCCGTGTCCCGCTGCGCTGGCGGCGCTGGCGCAGGCGGATCGTTCGCGCTACCCCGATCCGGCCTATACCGATTTGACGCAGGCACTGGCGGATTTCCATGGTGTCGAGCCGAGCCGCATCGTGCTGGCTGCCAGCGCCAGCGAATTCAT belongs to Melaminivora suipulveris and includes:
- the cbiB gene encoding adenosylcobinamide-phosphate synthase CbiB; this translates as MNAWPLLPGSPGTALLAGAVLIALAVDALWGEPPARVHPVVWMGRALGACGARLAPQQARDRDLKAFWLSAGVWIALGAIVYIASWGIQTLALRHLPLWAAAVLLGLVLKPLLAWRMLKREVLAVQAALAQSLPAGRDRLSWLVSRDTAQLDAFQVRESAIETLAENLCDSVIAPLLWFAVLGLPGAALYRFANTADAMWGYPGWRGQGAARRHWQWAGKWAARADDVLSWLPARLTAALLWLAGGRRVSLAQLRRDARGTPSPNGGWPMGVMAQLLGVRLGKPGVYVLHPAGAPPREGDVALAVRFGQKTVSAVVLIALVAMIFDVLGGG